From the Vibrio vulnificus CMCP6 genome, one window contains:
- a CDS encoding DUF445 domain-containing protein, with translation MNKSLLTNVIALAALAAGFALKNDYLLYAGLFAFSGAITNWLAIHMLFEKVPGLYGSGVIPARFEEFKAAIKNLMMEQFFTSENIDKFLSKEMAGGKSFNLEPIIAKVDFNPTFDSLVDVIAQSQFGGMLAMFGGTEALIPLKQPFVEKMQQAMVDLSHSDTIKQALKEELEAPAMMEEIQQNIENIIDQRLNELTPKLVKEMVQKMIKQHLGWLVVWGGVFGGLIGVITSVVA, from the coding sequence ATGAACAAAAGCTTATTGACCAACGTGATTGCCTTAGCGGCTTTGGCAGCAGGTTTCGCGCTGAAAAACGACTACCTTCTTTATGCTGGCTTGTTTGCCTTCTCTGGCGCCATTACCAACTGGCTAGCGATTCATATGCTGTTTGAAAAAGTGCCGGGGTTATACGGCTCAGGCGTCATTCCTGCGCGCTTTGAGGAGTTTAAAGCGGCGATCAAAAACCTAATGATGGAACAGTTTTTTACCAGCGAGAACATCGATAAGTTTCTCAGCAAAGAGATGGCCGGTGGCAAGAGCTTCAATCTTGAGCCCATCATTGCCAAAGTCGATTTCAACCCAACGTTCGACTCGCTGGTTGATGTTATCGCCCAATCGCAATTTGGGGGCATGTTGGCGATGTTTGGCGGCACAGAAGCCTTGATTCCCCTCAAACAACCATTTGTCGAGAAGATGCAGCAAGCCATGGTGGATCTCAGCCACAGCGACACCATCAAGCAGGCATTGAAAGAAGAACTCGAAGCGCCCGCGATGATGGAAGAGATCCAACAAAACATTGAAAACATCATTGATCAGCGTCTTAACGAGTTGACGCCTAAGTTGGTGAAAGAGATGGTGCAGAAGATGATCAAACAGCATTTGGGCTGGCTTGTGGTTTGGGGTGGCGTGTTTGGCGGCCTGATTGGTGTCATCACTTCCGTCGTTGCTTAG
- the putP gene encoding sodium/proline symporter PutP — MIESSFAITGTFIAYLILMVAIGVYAYKKTSSSSDYFLGGRSLGPWPAALSAGASDMSGWLLLGLPGYAYAAGIESFWLAGGLLVGTWANWLVSAKRLRTYSIQTDALTLPEFLSRRFDDKSKLIQTISAFFILLFFLFYTSSGLVAGGKLFETVFGLDYSTAVIIGTLCVVSYTLFGGFLAVSWTDLVQGLLMAAALMIVPIAVMEGGFGQLATDMHNINPELLTLWNDAKGEPLSAIAIISLVAWGLGYFGQPHILARFKASRTNRELGTARRIAVGWTALSMAGAILVGLVGLVWVNGHPGTELADGEKIFMLLVNTVFHPVIAGILLAAILAAVMSTADSQLLVSSSALAEDFYKQVIKPDASSQEIVMVGRIGVVVISIIALILAMTPDSSVLGLVSYAWAGFGAAFGPAVVLSLYWKGMNRNGALAGILIGGITIVVWKQLTGGWFDVYEIVPGIIFSTIAIVGVSKLTGGADNTVLEQHREFEKKLVELE; from the coding sequence ATGATAGAGAGTAGCTTCGCTATTACGGGCACTTTTATTGCCTATTTGATTCTTATGGTGGCGATCGGGGTTTACGCCTATAAGAAAACGTCTAGCTCAAGTGATTATTTCTTGGGTGGTCGTAGCTTAGGTCCATGGCCAGCGGCGCTGTCTGCTGGGGCGTCGGATATGAGTGGTTGGTTGTTGTTAGGCCTACCAGGTTACGCTTACGCCGCGGGTATCGAGTCGTTCTGGCTTGCTGGTGGTTTGTTGGTGGGTACTTGGGCAAACTGGCTAGTCAGTGCCAAGCGTCTTCGTACTTACAGTATTCAAACGGATGCACTTACATTGCCTGAATTCTTGTCACGTCGTTTCGATGACAAATCAAAACTGATTCAGACAATTTCTGCTTTCTTCATTCTGTTGTTCTTCCTTTTCTATACCAGCTCAGGCCTGGTTGCAGGGGGCAAACTGTTTGAAACTGTGTTTGGTCTAGATTACAGCACTGCGGTGATCATCGGCACCTTGTGTGTGGTTTCGTACACCTTGTTTGGTGGTTTCCTCGCGGTTTCTTGGACGGATTTAGTGCAAGGCCTGTTGATGGCGGCGGCATTGATGATTGTTCCTATTGCAGTGATGGAAGGGGGCTTTGGCCAACTGGCGACCGACATGCACAACATTAACCCAGAGCTACTGACGCTGTGGAACGATGCCAAAGGCGAGCCACTTAGCGCAATTGCGATTATTTCACTGGTCGCTTGGGGTCTAGGTTATTTTGGTCAGCCACATATTTTGGCGCGTTTTAAAGCCTCTCGTACTAACCGCGAACTGGGTACGGCTCGTCGTATTGCGGTGGGTTGGACTGCGCTATCGATGGCAGGTGCGATTCTGGTTGGTTTGGTTGGCCTTGTATGGGTTAACGGCCATCCGGGTACTGAACTGGCCGACGGCGAGAAAATCTTCATGCTGCTGGTGAACACCGTGTTCCACCCAGTGATTGCCGGTATCTTGTTGGCGGCGATTCTAGCCGCGGTCATGAGTACTGCGGACTCTCAACTGTTGGTTTCGTCTTCAGCATTGGCGGAAGACTTCTACAAGCAAGTGATCAAGCCAGACGCAAGCTCGCAAGAAATCGTGATGGTGGGCCGTATTGGTGTGGTGGTGATTTCTATCATCGCGCTTATCCTCGCCATGACACCAGATAGCTCGGTATTGGGCCTTGTCTCTTACGCTTGGGCTGGTTTTGGTGCCGCCTTCGGTCCCGCTGTTGTGCTAAGCCTTTACTGGAAAGGTATGAACCGCAACGGCGCGCTGGCGGGTATCCTGATTGGTGGTATCACTATCGTGGTTTGGAAACAATTGACTGGCGGTTGGTTTGACGTGTACGAAATCGTACCGGGAATCATCTTCTCAACCATCGCGATTGTTGGTGTGAGCAAACTCACTGGTGGCGCTGACAACACCGTTTTAGAGCAGCACCGTGAGTTTGAGAAAAAGTTGGTTGAGCTAGAGTAA
- a CDS encoding sulfatase family protein: MTDHTPPNVIILYADDLGFGDLSCYGANDIPTPNLDKLAQEGLKFHQGYATAATCTPSRYSLLTGSYPWRNPKAAVLPGDAPQIITISDATMPKMFQKAGYRTGIVGKWHLGLGNGDLDFNQEIQGTPNDVGFDDSFIMAATNDRVPCVYIHNRQVENLDPTDPIEVTYDWEHAFADVPNGRHNPELLDVMYDHGHDGTIINGVSRIGHMRGGQSAIWNDETMGEEFAQKAMAFIEQHQHQPFFLYYALHQPHVPRIPNPRFRGVTPHGARGDVIVEMDWCIGQVLDKLEQLGLKENTLVIFSSDNGPVLNDGYKDRAVELNGEHRMAGPLRGGKYSLFEGGTRVPFIVRWPNGIVDGETDALFNQVDLYHCFAQLTGIELQEQEAPDSKPLLETLLGKEHQGRREMVLEGMQYKKVFRDQRYAYIPPHDDDFICQYTGNEKGNLSRPQLYDLHDDLGQLNNLAELYPEKVTEFAAALERHITAPRTR; encoded by the coding sequence ATGACAGACCACACGCCCCCAAACGTTATCATTCTCTACGCCGATGACCTTGGCTTTGGCGACTTGAGTTGCTACGGCGCCAATGACATCCCAACCCCCAACCTCGATAAGTTGGCCCAAGAAGGGCTGAAGTTTCATCAAGGCTACGCCACTGCTGCGACCTGCACTCCTTCTCGTTATAGCTTGCTCACGGGCTCTTACCCGTGGCGCAACCCGAAGGCAGCCGTGCTGCCCGGTGATGCACCACAGATCATCACCATTTCTGATGCCACTATGCCAAAGATGTTCCAAAAGGCTGGCTATCGCACGGGGATCGTTGGCAAATGGCACTTAGGACTCGGCAATGGCGATCTCGATTTCAATCAAGAAATTCAAGGCACGCCAAATGATGTCGGTTTTGATGATTCATTCATCATGGCCGCCACCAATGACCGCGTACCTTGTGTTTACATTCACAATCGTCAGGTGGAAAACTTAGACCCTACCGATCCGATTGAAGTGACATACGATTGGGAGCACGCCTTTGCCGATGTCCCCAATGGTCGCCATAACCCTGAACTGTTGGATGTGATGTACGATCACGGCCACGATGGCACCATCATCAATGGGGTCAGCCGTATCGGTCATATGCGTGGTGGGCAGTCCGCCATTTGGAACGATGAAACCATGGGGGAAGAGTTCGCGCAAAAAGCCATGGCGTTTATCGAACAACACCAACATCAGCCCTTTTTCCTATACTACGCACTGCATCAGCCGCATGTGCCTCGCATACCTAACCCACGCTTTCGTGGCGTTACCCCTCACGGCGCGCGTGGCGATGTGATTGTCGAAATGGATTGGTGCATTGGCCAAGTGCTCGACAAACTTGAGCAGCTCGGACTCAAAGAGAACACGTTGGTGATTTTCTCCAGCGACAACGGACCCGTGCTCAACGACGGTTATAAAGACCGAGCGGTAGAGCTCAATGGTGAGCACCGCATGGCAGGGCCGTTGCGTGGTGGCAAATACAGCCTGTTTGAAGGCGGGACTCGGGTGCCGTTTATCGTGCGTTGGCCCAATGGCATTGTCGATGGAGAAACGGATGCCCTGTTCAACCAAGTGGACCTCTACCACTGCTTTGCGCAGCTAACCGGCATTGAGTTGCAAGAGCAGGAAGCGCCTGATAGCAAACCGCTGCTCGAGACCTTACTGGGCAAAGAACACCAAGGACGCCGCGAAATGGTGCTGGAAGGCATGCAATATAAGAAAGTCTTCCGAGACCAACGTTATGCCTATATCCCGCCACATGATGACGACTTCATCTGCCAGTACACTGGCAATGAAAAAGGCAACCTCTCTCGCCCTCAGTTGTACGATTTGCACGATGATTTGGGGCAGTTAAATAACCTTGCCGAACTCTATCCAGAAAAAGTCACCGAGTTCGCCGCAGCGCTGGAGCGTCATATCACAGCCCCGCGTACACGTTAA
- a CDS encoding Lrp/AsnC family transcriptional regulator: MSGYPLDRIDLQILRILHLKGRLPVVELAKQVNLTTSPCSERVKRLEKEGYIKGYHAELNAEKLGLDVQVFIHIRLDQTSFSIFEKFAKAVADMPEIEECYSLSGDFDTMIKVRVKSMKAYQEFMSSKLGTLPGVIQTRSEVVIEEHKTGFGVNPELLSTLYQK, from the coding sequence ATGTCTGGTTACCCGTTGGATCGCATCGATCTGCAAATCTTACGCATCTTGCATTTAAAAGGCCGTTTGCCGGTGGTTGAGCTGGCTAAGCAGGTCAACTTGACCACCTCACCGTGTTCTGAACGAGTCAAACGTTTAGAGAAAGAAGGGTACATCAAGGGGTATCACGCTGAACTCAATGCCGAAAAGTTGGGCTTGGATGTTCAGGTGTTTATTCATATTCGTCTTGATCAAACCAGCTTTTCCATCTTTGAAAAGTTTGCCAAAGCCGTCGCCGATATGCCGGAGATTGAAGAGTGTTACTCATTGTCGGGCGATTTTGACACTATGATCAAAGTGCGTGTCAAAAGCATGAAGGCGTATCAAGAGTTTATGTCGAGCAAGCTCGGTACTCTGCCGGGGGTGATTCAAACGCGTAGCGAAGTGGTGATTGAGGAGCACAAAACGGGCTTTGGTGTGAACCCAGAGCTGTTGTCGACCTTGTACCAAAAGTAA
- a CDS encoding polysaccharide lyase family 8 super-sandwich domain-containing protein: MSLANEVMTLSQRVAPDFAQQASRNADNKGQTLSGLATQYRDALLADGSWPDIDYTIVATDEKPIREHLDRIRVLAAAEHLFPQTGYAQAAIEAMYYWYSADRTNKNWWWNEIGKQLRLGPAALMLGSALPSDLKTLIQGDMPSAPYKTGANRTDLSKAVIFGGLLANDAAQVQRGLEGIAETIVITEAEGVQADYSFQQHGAQLYTGGYGEVFFDTASFWAYHVRDLQWKFSPEQIDLLSDYFLEGVRWMNSHGTLDYNARGRGISRVQVVDKSTLQQQSQYIAALSPQRAQEAEQFRRHVAGEGAGFEGFKQFWRSDYASKVGENHFIGVKMNSLRIEPTEAGNNENLLGNWLGFGSMFIMQRGDEYHNLFPVWNWALVPGVTAPQFAEKPADWGSIVMNTSFVGGVSDGRYGVAVMDMNAYGTQAKKAWFSFKDEMVALGAGIASTRNEYVNTSVNQTRLKGPVTVDGAVYEKGSRALVNASWVHHDGIGYVFPAYWYGHMNNQTQSGNWYDINRGQANEVVSDEVFMLRIGHSWQPTNASYQYIIVPNRTASQVEAYAQQSPIAVLSNSNTLQAVHHQGLNVTGVIFHQPGSINLHDGSTLSVSQASVVLIDQSAADPVVTLSTPGQGTQVQVSFDKGGVSKHTTVQTSSEPRWMGKGVLVDFSAPVLPTPPQTVMVSQDAFVRDGQYASQSFGSNSYLVVKKDGTGYNRKTVLQFDLSGQGIDSTTNATLRLHVRNVNSDVERTVTVSRLASSDWLESNISWASLPANVATGPSVGITPADIDRWVELDISALMQSGVVSLVLENLGSASGKSDVSFSSRESAQAPQLVLSRSQ, translated from the coding sequence ATGAGTCTGGCGAATGAAGTGATGACCTTATCACAGCGCGTTGCTCCAGATTTCGCCCAGCAAGCATCTCGCAACGCAGACAATAAGGGCCAGACGCTTTCTGGGCTGGCAACGCAGTATCGCGATGCCTTGTTGGCCGACGGAAGTTGGCCAGACATCGACTATACGATCGTGGCGACGGATGAGAAGCCGATCCGAGAGCATTTAGATCGCATTCGAGTGCTGGCCGCTGCCGAACATTTGTTTCCCCAAACGGGTTACGCGCAAGCAGCGATTGAGGCGATGTATTATTGGTATTCCGCCGATCGAACCAATAAAAATTGGTGGTGGAACGAGATTGGTAAACAACTTCGTTTGGGGCCTGCTGCGCTGATGTTAGGCAGTGCACTGCCGAGTGATTTAAAAACGTTAATTCAAGGCGATATGCCGAGTGCGCCGTACAAAACGGGCGCCAATCGAACCGATCTTTCCAAAGCGGTCATTTTTGGTGGTTTGCTGGCGAATGATGCTGCGCAAGTTCAGCGTGGTTTAGAGGGGATTGCGGAAACCATAGTGATCACCGAAGCCGAAGGGGTACAAGCGGATTACTCATTCCAACAACATGGTGCACAGTTGTATACCGGTGGTTATGGGGAAGTGTTTTTTGATACCGCGTCATTTTGGGCTTATCACGTACGAGATTTGCAATGGAAGTTCTCTCCAGAGCAAATTGATCTGCTCAGCGATTATTTCTTGGAAGGGGTCCGTTGGATGAACAGCCACGGAACGTTAGACTATAACGCCCGTGGTCGAGGAATCAGTCGTGTTCAAGTCGTGGACAAATCGACGTTGCAGCAGCAAAGTCAGTATATTGCCGCTTTGTCACCTCAACGTGCTCAGGAAGCGGAGCAGTTTCGTCGTCATGTTGCAGGAGAGGGGGCTGGTTTCGAAGGCTTTAAGCAATTTTGGCGCTCTGACTATGCAAGCAAGGTTGGGGAAAATCACTTTATTGGCGTAAAGATGAACTCATTGCGTATAGAGCCAACGGAAGCGGGCAACAATGAAAACTTATTGGGCAATTGGCTCGGCTTTGGCAGCATGTTTATCATGCAAAGAGGTGATGAGTACCACAATCTCTTTCCCGTGTGGAACTGGGCTTTGGTTCCGGGTGTGACTGCCCCTCAGTTTGCGGAGAAACCCGCCGACTGGGGAAGCATCGTGATGAACACGAGCTTTGTTGGCGGCGTTTCTGATGGTCGTTATGGCGTTGCAGTGATGGACATGAATGCCTATGGCACGCAAGCGAAGAAAGCGTGGTTTAGCTTCAAGGATGAAATGGTGGCGCTAGGCGCTGGCATAGCCTCAACGAGAAATGAGTATGTCAATACATCGGTCAACCAAACTCGATTAAAAGGACCGGTGACGGTCGACGGTGCGGTGTATGAAAAAGGCAGTCGCGCCTTGGTCAATGCGTCTTGGGTGCATCATGACGGCATTGGCTACGTTTTCCCTGCGTACTGGTACGGGCATATGAACAACCAAACCCAATCGGGTAATTGGTACGACATCAATCGTGGTCAGGCGAATGAAGTGGTGTCCGATGAGGTGTTTATGTTGAGAATTGGCCACAGTTGGCAGCCAACAAACGCCAGTTATCAATACATCATTGTGCCGAACCGAACGGCATCTCAAGTGGAGGCTTACGCACAGCAATCCCCGATCGCGGTACTGAGTAACAGCAACACTCTGCAGGCGGTGCATCATCAAGGTTTGAACGTCACCGGCGTGATTTTCCATCAACCCGGGAGTATCAATTTGCACGACGGTTCGACCTTGTCGGTCAGCCAAGCTAGTGTGGTGCTGATTGATCAATCGGCCGCGGATCCGGTCGTGACCTTATCAACGCCAGGGCAAGGCACACAGGTACAAGTGAGCTTTGACAAGGGAGGAGTGAGTAAACACACCACAGTGCAGACGTCTTCAGAGCCAAGATGGATGGGCAAGGGCGTGTTGGTCGACTTTTCCGCTCCTGTCTTACCTACACCTCCTCAAACGGTGATGGTTTCACAAGATGCGTTTGTCCGCGATGGTCAATATGCCAGCCAATCTTTTGGCAGCAACAGTTATCTTGTGGTGAAGAAAGACGGCACGGGTTACAACCGAAAAACGGTGCTGCAATTTGATCTGAGTGGACAAGGGATCGACTCGACCACCAACGCGACGCTGCGATTGCATGTGCGTAATGTCAATAGCGATGTGGAGCGAACGGTGACAGTCTCACGCTTGGCGAGCAGCGACTGGCTCGAGTCCAACATCAGTTGGGCATCGTTACCCGCTAACGTGGCCACGGGTCCGAGCGTTGGCATCACCCCCGCAGATATAGACCGCTGGGTTGAGCTTGATATCAGCGCGTTGATGCAATCTGGGGTTGTGAGTTTGGTGCTTGAGAATCTTGGTAGCGCCAGTGGCAAATCTGATGTCAGTTTCTCCAGTCGAGAAAGTGCCCAAGCGCCACAACTGGTTCTGTCGCGCTCGCAGTAG
- a CDS encoding 1-pyrroline-5-carboxylate dehydrogenase: MVHQVTSFSDAFSAWEQWNLTNFDYKCEHLLAFKAALDGKHALVAKVVSYHLQQASSLLADAHLLVGPTGETNELYTAGRGVALVIVENEQSDSEQALYNAFALVTCALIAGNSVIVCSDNSEFNGLLSSALEQTHFPSNLVQMVAYDALLQLIDRDVRSVGYVGNAQVEHELNLQLAKRDGAIVGLVSATDQAGALLAHDPHLSLRFITERTRTINITAVGGNATLLELGNDTH; the protein is encoded by the coding sequence ATGGTTCATCAAGTGACGAGTTTTTCGGATGCTTTCTCAGCATGGGAACAGTGGAATCTGACCAATTTTGATTACAAATGTGAGCACTTGCTTGCATTTAAAGCCGCTCTGGATGGGAAGCATGCGCTGGTTGCCAAGGTGGTTTCTTACCACTTGCAACAAGCCTCTTCGCTATTGGCTGATGCTCACCTTTTGGTTGGGCCTACCGGAGAAACCAACGAGTTGTACACCGCGGGCCGTGGGGTGGCGCTGGTGATCGTTGAAAACGAGCAAAGCGATTCAGAGCAAGCTCTGTACAACGCTTTTGCTTTAGTGACCTGTGCGCTGATTGCTGGTAACAGCGTCATCGTTTGCAGTGATAACTCAGAGTTCAACGGCTTGCTCAGCAGCGCCCTTGAACAGACGCATTTCCCTTCCAACCTAGTACAAATGGTCGCCTACGATGCGCTTTTACAGCTCATCGACCGTGATGTACGCAGTGTCGGTTACGTGGGTAATGCGCAGGTTGAGCATGAGCTCAATCTACAATTGGCCAAACGTGACGGTGCTATCGTCGGTTTGGTTTCTGCAACGGATCAAGCAGGTGCTCTGCTTGCTCATGATCCGCATCTTTCGCTGCGTTTCATTACCGAACGTACGCGTACCATAAATATTACCGCAGTGGGTGGTAACGCAACTCTACTCGAGTTGGGGAACGATACTCACTAA